Proteins encoded together in one Candidatus Hydrogenedens sp. window:
- a CDS encoding acyl-CoA dehydratase activase gives MSDYFVIGLDIGSATAKAVLVDNEGKKCAYAVRPTGGRLVQSAEDVKKEVLSKTGVVEESVKAIITTGYGRDIVQNKTKSLTEITCHAKGAYITMPDIRFVIDIGGQDSKAILLESDGQVGRFEMNDKCAAGTGRFLEVMARTLGIHLDEMGDMALRSEKCSKISSTCTVFAESEVISLLAQGEEIPSVVSGLCRAIAERVYGLASRVGITPPIMMTGGVAKNKGVVSWLSKVLKQELIVPEEPQIIGALGASIIGLEWVKKNNETMNKITQNI, from the coding sequence ATGAGCGATTATTTCGTAATAGGACTTGATATAGGCTCCGCAACCGCAAAAGCGGTACTTGTTGATAATGAAGGGAAAAAATGTGCCTATGCAGTTCGCCCTACAGGGGGAAGATTAGTTCAGTCTGCTGAGGATGTGAAGAAGGAAGTGCTATCTAAAACTGGTGTAGTAGAAGAATCGGTTAAAGCGATAATTACCACAGGCTATGGCAGAGATATTGTTCAGAATAAAACAAAAAGTTTGACAGAAATTACGTGTCATGCCAAAGGTGCGTATATAACAATGCCCGATATTCGGTTTGTAATTGACATTGGTGGTCAGGACTCGAAAGCAATTTTGCTTGAATCTGATGGGCAAGTGGGTCGTTTTGAAATGAATGATAAATGTGCCGCAGGAACAGGTCGTTTTTTAGAAGTAATGGCACGAACACTTGGAATCCATCTGGATGAAATGGGGGATATGGCACTTCGCTCTGAGAAATGTTCTAAAATTTCCTCTACATGTACAGTTTTTGCAGAAAGTGAGGTTATTTCATTGCTGGCTCAAGGGGAAGAGATACCATCGGTTGTCTCTGGTTTATGTCGTGCAATTGCGGAAAGGGTATATGGTTTGGCTTCGCGGGTAGGTATTACACCACCAATTATGATGACTGGAGGGGTAGCGAAGAACAAAGGTGTTGTAAGTTGGCTCTCGAAAGTATTAAAGCAAGAATTGATTGTGCCTGAAGAACCCCAAATCATAGGGGCTTTAGGGGCAAGTATAATAGGCTTAGAATGGGTTAAGAAAAATAATGAGACAATGAACAAAATAACACAAAATATATAA